The Juglans microcarpa x Juglans regia isolate MS1-56 chromosome 2D, Jm3101_v1.0, whole genome shotgun sequence DNA window agaagaaaagttgaataaaaaatattataaaattaaaatattattagaatataatttttattttgatatttaaaaaagttgaattattttttgcttgagaaagttttaatgatcatttaaaaaaattataataattaatttgaaagagtttgtgtttgaatgatatttgataaggaaataagatgaaatgaaaattattttcaaacatccATTTTAAGTGTCAAAGCTCACTTGAGAATTTACTACCCTTTCCAACAAAGAGAATACCATAAATTCTAGCCCCATTTACATCCTTATTAAAACATGGACAATGATACAACACTAACTATATTATAACTTAACTACTActatacatttaaatattaatattttttactttaattcaaaatttttgtgCTTGCAACAGTCCAaagttgataaaataataattttttatacttgtAAACAAATTgtagtatatataattgtttttgtattattttcattaaaaacatttattaaaacatagattttatagaaataaatttataaattggtgGTAAATAGATTATTAAATGGATACCAGTACGCCTCTTTTGGTCTTGGCATCTTGCTATCAAATCCCAACCATAGAAATTAGCGGTCATGAGAGCTCCTCTTCTACACCTCTAAAAAGACCGAAACCAAACCATTTTGCTTTCCCTCCCATGGCCTCCATAACACCGCCTCAGGCTTCATGCTGTCTCGTTATACGCAGAACCCAAAACAGCTTCCATCTACTAAAATACGctccaaaaatagaaagagcGAGAACAAAGAGTACGAGAAACCGAAGTGAATTACGCGTGTTTGCCTCACAAGGCCCACGCAAACGGCAACGACCGCCGCCTGGAGAGATTAATCCAAGACTGCATTCGGGTACCGGAGATGAAGGTTGGATTGGAGGAAGCACCAGTTCCGGCcagcaaacaaaagaaagacTCGACGAACAAGACAAGGATCTCTTGGGTGATAAGTTTGCTGATTTGCTAAACGAATCCTCCGATTCTCATTACCAGtgagttctttctttttctaattgcTTTCTACGACTTGTTTGATTCGAGTAGCTTCATAGTTAATCGATCTTCTCTAGTACTATTTTTTGAAGTTGCTTCTATGCCTAATTCACACACCCATGGATCGTGATCAGGTTTTTAGGAGTATCAGTAGATGCAGACATGGAGGAAATCAAAGCCGCTTACAGGAGATTATCAAAGGAATACCATCCAGACACAACTTCTCTCCCTCTAAAAGCTGCTTCAGACAAATTCATGAAGCTGAGAGAAGTTTACGATGTGTTGAGCAAGGAAGAAAGCCGCAGGTTTTACGACTGGACACTCGCACAGGAGGCAGCAAGCCGGCAGGCAGAGAAAATGAGGATGAAACTGGAGGATCCATACGAGCAAGAATTAAGGAACTACAAACCAGTGCCGGACCCTGTCGATCGTTTTGGAGGAACAAACATGGAGCTAAGTGATCAAACAATGACAGCCCTCAGCTTTGATgtttttgtcattatttttgCCATTTGTTGTTTCGTCTACGTGCTTGTCTACAAAGCACCAGACTACTACTAATATATTACtagtgaaaattgaaaaacactTTCTAGCTTATCATTAAAATGGTATATGTACTTGGAACTtacttttaagaaattttaagcCTAGTTTGTATACCTATTTCAACCGTCCTTCGTCTCGTCTCGTcccatcttatttattttttaaatattatttaaatataaatatttccttttaatttaaaatttttaaatttatcatttaatcattacttaatcattatatctttatcaaatttataaacaaaatacaaaaattatattttaacaatattttaactttataatatttttattcaattttttatctctcatttctcaaaattcaataaaatatcataactcaaattatttcattattattaacaattttttcatctaaactttttatctctcccttcttaattgatcatttttaccagataaattttataaatattatatatataaatggttttatcctcaaattatattttctatcgGATCCTCTCTTAGCCATTTTAAGGCCCCCGATTACAATTCTTCGACTCGAGTCCAAAACAAAAAGTTATATTTGAGgaaaataatatcaggaaagttaatagatataaaattatgagaatttgcataaataagttttacgtataatatatattgagtgatttgaattcagaaataagttgagatggtttgtgaataataaaataaaaattaaattatttattatattttgtacgataatttgagaaagttattttggaatttgaattgtttattatattttgtgtaaaaatttaaaaaaattgtaatgatgagatgaaatgagatgaaatgagttgaggtgggttttgaatgcaaacaagaCCTAAGAATGATTACTAGTAGGGTGGTACCTGTAAGACACGTATGCCCTTTGCACGTAGCGCCCGGTcagtggaaaaaaaatacattaaaagtaaaatattttcacataaGTAGATTATAgtaataatttatctaaaaaaatgtaaaaattaagattttttttaaataataaaacatcatCATCTCATAACAACATGTATCAAAAAGTGTCAAAAACGTTCTTCAAACGCAAATTGTGAACAACATATattaggtaaaaaaaatttaaattaacaaaACGGTTTTGTTATAATTTGAGGGAAATAAATACCTGAAACTTATGTTGTTGATTAAGTCACTGGATGAATGGACAAGACGTTAAATCTTTTATGCCGTTGTTCCtacatgaaattatatatagcatgcGTCGCGATGTTTTTTACAAATACGATAAATGTTCTTAcatgaaataaatttagaattatagaaaatcatggagaaaaatattgttatctcaagtatttattttaaatctagcAGATGACTTTTAAATTAAGCCAAGTGTTTgaaaatctttcaaatattttaaaagtccaAATTAAATGGGATATTTGTAGTGTTAATGAACCAAGGATATTTTTCAAGTAGGACTCTTTAAATTTTAGAACgcgaaaataatatagttttaaaattttattttgtttaaatgattttattttatttaaatttttatcttattttactattgttaaactaattgagttgttttattcatcatctatacatcACATATATTTGTTactagaaaaatgaaataaaactaaaataaatgtgGTCTGTGGTATAGggtatgataaataaaatttttatgaaaattaatattataaagctGTTAACTTTTGATGATGTATCCTTCAAAACTTTGATCATTACTTTATGAGTCGTGTAGCACAAGACATCTAATTGATAACGCcaaatgaacttttttttcctaatttttttatactctttaaacatttaaaaaagatattaaaatatcattaaaaaatacttacttaatcattatttaaaaaacaacaacaaacaaaaaaaaattaatcaaaagaaATGCTCAGATCCAAAATGGATACCCCAAACGTTTCTCTTACTTCATAACTCGAAGAGAGGACACATGGACTGTtgcaaaccattttttttttacttcttttctaCTTTCCTTATGTCTATCCTTCCCCTTCCGCATCAAAATTCTCTCTTCCCTTTGTGAGTCACCCGTCGTCTATGTCTTCAAGCTCAAgtttttttcattctctctctatctccttCCCCTTCTTCCCCACCACGAAAACTCATCGCATCCTCCATCGTCGCCAACAACTTTGCAACAACCTAGAgtaagcattttcctttatctgtTTTCCCACTTTTCTCTCCACAAAAATTCATCCattctcttctccttctctctttctctctatctTTTTAGATCTATGCTATGTGAAGAAATCTTCGAAAAAATTGTGCATCTTGGGTTAGATGTTTGGGAGGAGGCGTTTCAGaccaaacacaaaaaatgagaagtttggaaagttacatttttcaACCATTTATCAAAGAATTTACATTTTTCTATTAGCTATTAGGCTTTAATGGTTTTTTGGTCCATCTGAAAATCAAACGAATGACACATTCTTCTGCTCCATttgaaaatcacataaaatagTGTATATTCTCAATAGAAATGATGCAAGTTGCCTATAGTTATAGCCCGCATACATGGTTTCTGTTGTTGATCTTTCAGATCTCCCCACCCTCTTATTTGTTCTACAACTTTTTAGTAAGATATAATTTTGGGTTAATTGGCTATCTGATTTAAGTGtcgtttcatttttttgagagttgattttcttgtatacgaCTTGTGTACATTGGCGTTGCATTGCGAATAAATTTTTTGGGCAGGAGAGAAAGACAGAACTTTCAGACTAATCTGTGAAAGAGGCGACACCACATGAGGGACAAAATTGGAAAGTAAAGAGATAAGTCAGtgaaataaagggaaaaaaaaaagaagtgaatttcttgagaaaacaCGAGGCAAAATTGGGGGAAAATGGTGGtcaaaaaatattcttcatcaATCAAGggcaaaaacataataatactCACTCAAACAAGGGCATCAGcgaaacaaaaaaatcaaataacacaGGAACTAGTAGCAAAATCGTAATGAAAATCACTCACAGAAGGGCACAagcaaaaagtaaaatataagaTAGGAGAAAACTGTAATAATAACTAGCTATATAGGGACAGAACtagaaaataaagttttaaacaAAAGTTACTGTTCATTCATGTTCACTTAAAAGATAGctacttttataatataagagatataaataaacaaaaattttatgtgtagtCACTTTTGCACAttctactaatgtgattggttgcgttactttttttaaatataaaataactattttggccaatcacatcagtgaaatgaataaataacatacaaaaatgACTGCATGTAACAAAACTCtgtaataaaattgtaaatataaatataatttttcaaatcaaaattcaaGTTTGAACGATTGTTAGGGGCGagccaaacatatatatatatatatatatatatatatacatacactagTTATGCTAGGTACAAGCAATCTCATTTACCGATTGCGCCAATCTTGTGTACTGATTGCGCACCAAACACTATGTGGCTTTTCATTTATTACAGGAAAACTCTTGAGTAGGCGAATTTGAGGACCTATTGCACACCAAATACTGATGTGGAAAATGAAACAGAGCGTTTCATTGAATTCACCTACGTTCAACTTATCGAGCAACCAATGCTCCTTTTTGAATAAAAcgtcatttctcttcttctcaaTCTTCCCACTCCCCGCTGGACTTTGCTATATATTTTTGCTCTTCTTCCAATTTATCTATTTCGGTTTGTCTTTTATGGAGTCCTTCGCTGTTCTTTGATATTTTCactgtaactctctctctctctctatatgtatatacacacacatttcATCATCTAACTGTGGAAGCAACGGTGTCAgctaggcctgcaacccgatgACTTTTAACCGGGTTTGGACCCGGTCCGACCCAATCCGATACTGTTTGCGTGCCAACTCGATCTGACCCAACCCATTATTGTACGGGTCGGATCGGGTCTGTTACATGTCACAGACccgctacttttttttttttgcctactACATGCCACAGTGGTTATTGTGACATGTAATATAGTGAATTGTTCTTTGTGCTtttaaatgagattaaaaagAACCATCAAATCAGTTGTGCTGCTTTCTTATTTGTTTGGATAACAAACTCAGCTACTTAAAGTATACATGACATCTTTCTCTTACTCACTATCTGTGCCGGTGCCTTCCTTGGCTTATTTGAGAATGAGTTCCAAGAGGTTCTTGTACATATCGATGGCAGATTCAAGCATGTCAATGCCTCTGCTCCTGTCCTTTGCCACCAAAGTCAATATCTCTTCCATTTTTAGTGTCTGCTTCATGGGATAACTCAACTTTGTACCAGAAAGACTCCAATTCCCTAATATATTAGTTGCAGAAGTCCCTCCAACACTATGCCCCTTGCTATAACTAATCCTCCCTATGCTCACCACCATATCACTAATGCTCCCCATCTCATTTTTAAGAGCCATAATGATCTCTCTAGTCGTGATTACCCGAATCCATACACTTCCATCTTCTACTACAGAAATTGATACCAAATTCCGCCCCTCATTTGTTATCCCCAAAGATATGACTGTCCCATCATGTTTTTGGGTCCATTTCACCAGTTCCCCCCTTGGCTAACAAGTTTTTTGCTTCCAACCTTCAATGTTCCCTTGTAAACACAACCATCTGACCCTGCTGCATGAAACTCAGACTCTGTTGGGTCTAGTGCAACTCCAAAAATTATGCATGGGAATGCCACTGTCCTAAGATGTGTCCCACGTGAAAGATTCCAGAACTTACATGTACAATCCAATAAGCAAGAGATTATTGTAGAGTTGCAGAGCCCCACTCCAAGAGTAATGTCAGTAACTGAATCAGCATGTGTTGAAAATCAATGTAGTATGATATTGCCTCCATTCTCATGCCTGGCTAAAGAAAGTTcaaaaaatttcagaatttcaGCAACCTCAAACTCAACCTCATAACAGAATTTCAGCAAATATTCAGATTGCTCTTAACAGAACACCCACCATGTTCTCTCCCTTCATCCTGCAACAGACATAAAGTCCCAAACACATCCCCAACCCCACCACTCCCTCTTCGACCCACGGGCCTACCAAAGAGCAGAAAACCTAAATcttactgagagagagagagagaacgcaCCTCTACAATGACAGAAGAAGATGATGGAGAACGGCGAGTCTTCGTTTTCGAGTCTGAGGTGTTTTCATTTTAAGTCTTTGATAGGGTTTTTCTTTCGGTGTTGACGGATTCGACGGGTTGTTGGTATAAAACCCGTAATTAACTTTTGACCCGATGAACCCGTGTTTGTTCGGGTTGAAAAATGCGGATCTTGCAGACGGATCGGTTTATGGCCTTTTATGCACAGGCCTAGTGTCAGCCCACCATTTCCAATTCATCAATGGGTTATGTGACTTTCTTCTATCCAAAGCCTCCCAAGACTCAGAAAGATACAGCCTTGAAGTTGCAGATTCATCAACAatatcttcttcctcatctttctttccaaatctttgcAACCCAAGAACGACTGAAGCCAAGCTTGAATTCCTATCTTCTTctgagaaaacaaaaccaagatTCAAAAATTTTAGCTCTTGAATTTGATGATCTGTGTTTTTCGAAGTTCGATGAATTATGTACATTTGGGAATTGTTTCTTGAAGATTTTGAAGCCGAACCAGTGAAAATCCAAGAGCTTTAGGATCTCCTCTGCGTCCATCAATGGTGGGAATGAAGGAAAAAAGATTAGGATTTTTGTAGTTTCTGTATAATAATAAGAACCCttataaatgcatatatattagaaaaactCTACTTAAAAAGTGAATTCACCAAGCACGGAGGGGAGGTGGAGGGGAGATGGAACTGGGTACAGTTACAACCGTATAAATGTGTAGTGAGTAGATAAGAGAATGAGATGTTCTGAATTAGGTGATAAACTCTAGTTGTATTTTGTTGCTGCTTTTAATgatgcaataaaaaataataataattacagtcataaatatataagtgacgtataattatttttaaaaaattaaataaatattttatccacataaaaaaattattttttaataataaatcttctttttcaaagcgagACTTACGCATTCATATGAATTATTCTACCCATCAACCTATAACCATAACGCACcacacattattatttttttttatacctcATGTGCTGCGACTGATATGAATAATTTTCCTATTCTTATgtattactctttttataatATCTATTGGGTTAGATTCTACGTGCGTTCGGCAGCCATGGGGGCCAGAAAAATTAAGAAGCATTCTAGCTCCTCCGAAGGAACTCCATCTCCTCCTCCGCATTCCTTCCGAACTCTAATCTCTGCAGTTCAATCCCCAGAGGTACCAAAATTTCCACTTCctttcgtttttatttttttccctttcgtCGATAATTATTAATCCTCTCTACATTTTAGGATCTGAAGCCGCCGCTCATGAAAGCCATCTACTATATACTGCTCCACTTGTCGTTGAACGAACCGTTGCGTCTTCAGTCTAATTCTCCGTCTCCGATAGACTATTATCATTCTCCCTTGGATATGGAAGTGGATTTCAGAGACGTACAGAAGCTTTCTGAGATTTTGTTCAAAGAACTCGATGGGAGATTCAAGCGGTTTTTCTCGGATTTACATGATGTTAAATCGAATACAGTTATGTGTGCCGACGCTATAGAAGAATTAGCGCTTCTGTTGCGGTGTTGTATGGTAATCCTGAATTTGCTCGCCTACGATCAGGATTTGTTATTGGAAAAAAGCAGGGTTTTGCTTTTGACACTCAAGGttctaatttctttaaaatctgGGGAGAATGAGAGTAACGGGCGTAGTACTTGTGTTAGGGTCGAGAAAATTGTTTCTCGCCAATGCGCCTTCGATGATGGTGACACCGGCTGTACCACCTCCGTTGCCGAGGACTTTGCGGCTTCCTTGTGTTTTCTGGAACCTTCTGATCCATGCCGTCCCTTTCTATGTGCGCTACTAGAGGTACTTGTCGAGAATGACcaacattttgttttatttcgtACAATTTCCATGAGATCTCTGATGCTATCCgcattattaaatttatttatgggCAAGAGTTTGTTCGCATTTACTTGTCGAAAAATTGTACGTGATTTGTTCTTCTTCCTGGAATTGGGTTCTATTATCTTTGCATTCCTAATACCGTGCATGCTTCTCATCTTGAAGTTTCATTTAGCCTAGCAGTATTTTAGCATGGAATATCAAGTTCATTCACCCCGCCCCCCGGCTCCTATTCCGTTGTTCCTTTTTCCCCTGAGAGTCACTTTTCTGAGTTTTCGTCGAAGGCATATTGCCGTGACTAGAATATTgtgaattattatcttcaggtTATGGCAGACGAGCTTCTAATAAATAGATCATTGAGAGAGTACCTTATGCTAGTTGATTCCGCGTCTTGCAAAAATGAAGCAGTATTTACGAGTCATTTCAGTCATGGTAATATTGGAAGTGTGCTGGAGGTGGTTTCTGCTCATTTTCTCCTATCAGTTTTTGATGAGCAGGCATTTGATACTTTCTTAAACAGGCTAATTTGGCAGCATGACAAGGATTTTAGATTTCCTGAATTGAGCCTCACTCCAGTCGTATCATTGCTTCTTAACCCCGTCATGCTTTCTGCACCGAAAATGTTCCTTGCCCATTTTATTTCATTGGTTTCTGAAACCATTGGTTTTGGCATGTCTTCTAGGAATTTGAGGCCAGATCCTAGACTTATGGATTGCTACCTTACTGCATTTGAAAGGTCCCTGATCTTGTACAGCTGGCACATGTCTAGTTTGCAAATTGATGATCACCCTGTCGGATCTAAAGTTTCTGCCAATCCGTGTATGCTTGGGAGAAGTCAGCTGAATTTCGAATCTTACATTCAGCAAGATACAAGAAATAAGATTGACCGTGCAGTTTTGAAATCAGATGATTTTTGGGACTCTTACTTATCCGACAGAATTTTTGGAACAAAATCTGATCTGGTGGCTGGATCTATTCTGTATATGAAAGAGTGTCACCACGTTTTTGATGAATCATGCAGGGATGAAATTTTATCAATCTTAGATTGTATAATTCTTAGAGCTTTTCAGGGTGATGTTCGTGATAATGTGCTGTACAAAAAGGGTGAGACAAGTCCTCAAGATCTTTATCTTCTTGCTTCCATCTTGAAGTTAATGAGTTGCTCGTTGGCACAAGCTATTTGGTGTTTAAGGTATGGTGGGAATCTGGGATGTCTGAAAACCTTGCAAAATGCCTCTTCATGTAAGGAATATGATTTTATGGTGGGTCTAATTCACTCTTTTCAACAATTCAATGTCCACCTACCGGTTCAAAGATTCTTGAGCGAGCTGATGGAAAATCTCCCAAGAAGGCATAAGGAGTCTAAGTGGATGCTTTTGCACTTTTCAGGCTTGCTGTCTTTGAGTTTTAATAGTGGGATCAACTTCTTAGTGAAGGGCTGCATATCTATCATGATGTCACTGATGAATCTATTTGCTTTTGAAGAGGGTGATTTAGTAGCACTAAGGTCATTGCTTGGTATCAGATCGGAAGCCTTTCCACCAAAATCATCTTTTGATGAAGTTCATGAGGtgaatttcatttattttttatgtgaatttgaaaagtttAATTGTATTGTAATTCCTGCCTTGAAGATTTGGCAAATGTTGCAGCCCCTGGTGGacaaaaaaacaagtaaaaaagtTGCATCAAGATTTCAGAAGATTCAAACGCTTTACTTGAGGTACATCTTATCATATGAGCATGGTTCTTCATGTTGAGCATGTATCGCGATGATCTCAGGCATCTATTGTCTTAAAAGTTGCTTTCTGCTTTTGAATTAGGAAGTCCTGATATATTGAGCCCTTAATTTGGCTTGACTATATGCTATGTTAGACATATGCTGTTCCCAAATAGAAAAGTAACTGCATCTAATTTTGTAGGAAGTTGTTTCCTAAAATTTATTCTGGCGAAGCAGAACATTAATACCATTAGACACTatctatcatcaaaagaaaTGACACGTCCAAATGCATTGTTGCACACCCTAGTAATATGCTAGCTCATCATGTATTAGTCTCATCAAGAATCAAGAACGGAGCACTTAGTTGCATAAATCTTTGGTGCCATTGTTCTTTctaaaagccttttttttttttttttttttttttaagcacgGATTCTCTCAGAAGCTTCCATCAAATAACGCAAAATGACCGAGTAGAGTCTTCACAGAATGTATCCACCCTCAATCACGTGAAGGAGTCTAC harbors:
- the LOC121249715 gene encoding NAD(P)H-quinone oxidoreductase subunit T, chloroplastic, which gives rise to MASITPPQASCCLVIRRTQNSFHLLKYAPKIERARTKSTRNRSELRVFASQGPRKRQRPPPGEINPRLHSGTGDEGWIGGSTSSGQQTKERLDEQDKDLLGDKFADLLNESSDSHYQFLGVSVDADMEEIKAAYRRLSKEYHPDTTSLPLKAASDKFMKLREVYDVLSKEESRRFYDWTLAQEAASRQAEKMRMKLEDPYEQELRNYKPVPDPVDRFGGTNMELSDQTMTALSFDVFVIIFAICCFVYVLVYKAPDYY
- the LOC121249716 gene encoding uncharacterized protein LOC121249716, whose amino-acid sequence is MGARKIKKHSSSSEGTPSPPPHSFRTLISAVQSPEDLKPPLMKAIYYILLHLSLNEPLRLQSNSPSPIDYYHSPLDMEVDFRDVQKLSEILFKELDGRFKRFFSDLHDVKSNTVMCADAIEELALLLRCCMVILNLLAYDQDLLLEKSRVLLLTLKVLISLKSGENESNGRSTCVRVEKIVSRQCAFDDGDTGCTTSVAEDFAASLCFLEPSDPCRPFLCALLEVMADELLINRSLREYLMLVDSASCKNEAVFTSHFSHGNIGSVLEVVSAHFLLSVFDEQAFDTFLNRLIWQHDKDFRFPELSLTPVVSLLLNPVMLSAPKMFLAHFISLVSETIGFGMSSRNLRPDPRLMDCYLTAFERSLILYSWHMSSLQIDDHPVGSKVSANPCMLGRSQLNFESYIQQDTRNKIDRAVLKSDDFWDSYLSDRIFGTKSDLVAGSILYMKECHHVFDESCRDEILSILDCIILRAFQGDVRDNVLYKKGETSPQDLYLLASILKLMSCSLAQAIWCLRYGGNLGCLKTLQNASSCKEYDFMVGLIHSFQQFNVHLPVQRFLSELMENLPRRHKESKWMLLHFSGLLSLSFNSGINFLVKGCISIMMSLMNLFAFEEGDLVALRSLLGIRSEAFPPKSSFDEVHEPLVDKKTSKKVASRFQKIQTLYLSTDSLRSFHQITQNDRVESSQNVSTLNHVKESTDGIEEETVETCNGEIFLNCILEGSRKSSEYNDVADFIECKQGKDYCGWLKDRQKYRKWKCQKMAVLRWKKKKKTWKSMKGREL